In Candidatus Bathyarchaeia archaeon, the following are encoded in one genomic region:
- a CDS encoding type II secretion system F family protein has protein sequence MQTLIKRPKIFSWLLNLYGKENTSELNRELPFAALLFTLLSASGVTIYDSWKKLCNVNLLPNFQKEAKEIVRQVEVLGYDPLTVMYKRAHKTKSKSYREFLLGYVSSVRSGGSVVSYLKSKLRSIFEVQSASAIRSIERLGTLVEAYAVMLIVTLCSYILFIVFATTSVFEPMKMSGTPGVSTEIVCVLIFFVTPIISIIFMIIAHTERKSNLVNVNQPYYATIIPLIAVSAFIAALYFMPQLAFLTSPEIFPLVTTLCLLTISLPPTIVYMRISKVNNDAENSMPNFLRDVTEARKIGLSPEKSIIHATKRSGYGKFSETLSLIRSQMEWGVSLRKVFVNIKRKIQTWHVLVNFLILVETIKIGGGSAAALEILTDYSEKQKDVETNKKSLLRPYVILAFIWSVLIALTTTMVAMAVYALTNISLPGATASVPLGVMQLQVNLFSIGIILQCWLSGFFVGKVNEGTFAAGFKYSVMLVITAYISLLLSQNLLGGMYSAVSG, from the coding sequence TTGCAGACTCTAATTAAAAGACCAAAAATATTCAGTTGGCTATTGAATCTTTACGGCAAAGAGAACACAAGCGAACTTAACCGTGAATTACCTTTCGCAGCGCTATTATTCACTTTATTATCTGCCAGTGGAGTGACAATCTACGATAGCTGGAAAAAACTATGCAACGTGAATTTGTTGCCAAATTTTCAGAAAGAAGCCAAAGAAATTGTTAGACAAGTAGAAGTTCTGGGTTACGACCCTTTAACTGTAATGTATAAACGAGCGCATAAAACGAAATCGAAAAGTTACCGTGAATTCTTGTTGGGCTATGTTTCGTCGGTGAGAAGCGGCGGAAGCGTTGTAAGCTATTTAAAAAGCAAGCTGCGTTCAATATTCGAAGTTCAAAGCGCTTCTGCAATTCGTTCAATAGAGAGACTTGGCACCTTAGTAGAAGCCTACGCAGTAATGCTGATAGTCACATTGTGCTCCTACATACTTTTCATCGTCTTCGCAACAACTTCAGTGTTTGAACCCATGAAAATGAGTGGAACACCTGGCGTGTCTACAGAAATTGTCTGCGTTCTCATATTCTTTGTAACGCCTATAATTTCAATAATTTTCATGATAATCGCGCACACAGAGAGAAAGAGTAACTTAGTGAATGTCAATCAGCCTTACTATGCAACTATAATACCGTTAATAGCGGTTTCCGCTTTTATAGCAGCATTATATTTCATGCCACAGCTTGCATTTCTAACGAGCCCAGAAATATTTCCACTCGTCACTACACTTTGTTTACTAACGATTTCGTTGCCTCCGACAATAGTTTACATGAGAATATCCAAAGTGAACAATGACGCTGAAAACTCGATGCCAAATTTCCTCAGAGACGTAACAGAAGCCAGAAAAATCGGGCTTTCACCAGAAAAAAGCATAATCCACGCAACAAAACGCTCTGGCTACGGCAAATTCTCTGAAACCCTAAGCCTAATAAGAAGTCAGATGGAATGGGGCGTTTCTTTGAGAAAAGTGTTCGTTAACATCAAAAGGAAAATTCAAACATGGCACGTGCTTGTAAACTTCTTAATACTCGTTGAAACAATCAAAATTGGCGGTGGCTCAGCAGCGGCACTAGAGATATTGACTGATTACAGTGAAAAACAGAAGGATGTTGAAACCAACAAGAAGTCGCTTCTGAGACCTTACGTGATATTGGCGTTCATATGGAGCGTCCTCATAGCTTTAACAACCACGATGGTCGCGATGGCAGTCTACGCTTTGACCAATATTTCACTTCCAGGCGCTACAGCATCAGTGCCGCTTGGAGTTATGCAGTTGCAAGTGAATCTTTTCTCCATTGGCATAATATTGCAGTGTTGGCTTTCAGGGTTCTTCGTAGGTAAAGTGAACGAGGGCACATTTGCTGCGGGCTTCAAATATTCAGTAATGCTTGTAATCACGGCTTACATTTCGCTTTTGCTTTCGCAGAACTTGCTCGGCGGAATGTATAGTGCGGTTTCTGGTTAA